Proteins from a genomic interval of Tenacibaculum sp. SZ-18:
- a CDS encoding alpha/beta fold hydrolase, whose translation MENRIVYKNTRVTYYCYGEGIKTLVLLHGFLENSAMWESMVDEFSNELKIISIDLLGHGNSECLGYIHTMEEIAESVASVLTKEEENKAIFVGHSMGGYVALALAEKYPEFVEKLCLLNSTAQADSEERKMMRDRAIQMAKTNYNALVSMSISNLFSSETSSEFTAEIADCKKEALKTPVQGYIACAEGMKQRKNREHILQSEAYESLLIIGKKDPVLVYEDSLAEANRTQTPIIELSNGHMSHIENKKELLNSLRDFIHS comes from the coding sequence ATGGAAAATCGGATTGTATATAAAAATACTAGAGTTACTTACTATTGTTATGGAGAAGGAATTAAAACCTTAGTTCTATTACATGGTTTTTTAGAGAACTCGGCTATGTGGGAATCTATGGTAGATGAATTTTCAAATGAACTCAAAATTATAAGTATTGATCTTTTAGGTCATGGAAATTCTGAATGTTTAGGGTATATACATACTATGGAAGAAATCGCAGAATCGGTAGCATCAGTTCTTACAAAAGAGGAAGAAAACAAGGCAATTTTTGTTGGTCATTCTATGGGAGGATACGTAGCTTTAGCCTTAGCAGAAAAATATCCAGAGTTCGTTGAGAAATTATGTTTGTTAAATTCGACCGCACAAGCAGATTCAGAAGAACGAAAAATGATGCGTGACAGAGCTATTCAAATGGCAAAGACAAATTATAATGCATTAGTTTCAATGTCTATTAGTAATTTATTTTCATCAGAAACTTCAAGTGAATTTACAGCTGAAATTGCAGATTGTAAAAAAGAGGCTTTAAAAACACCAGTTCAAGGATATATTGCTTGTGCAGAAGGAATGAAACAACGTAAAAATAGAGAACATATTCTGCAATCAGAAGCTTATGAAAGTTTATTGATTATAGGAAAGAAAGATCCTGTTTTAGTTTATGAAGATAGTTTAGCCGAAGCAAATAGAACTCAAACTCCAATAATAGAACTATCAAATGGACACATGAGCCATATTGAAAACAAGAAAGAGTTATTAAATAGTTTAAGAGATTTCATTCACTCTTAA
- a CDS encoding alpha/beta fold hydrolase, with translation MLYHNTYVHKTSSEWVTFIHGAGGSSTIWFKQVREFKKHFNVLILDLRGHGRSKPSIGKLFKNEYTFDVVTKDIIEVLHHVKIKKSHFIGISLGSILIRNLAEQKPEMVKSMVLGGAILKLNFRSQLLMKLGNIFKSIVPYMLLYKLFAFIIMPKKNHKKSRLLFINEAKKLYQKEFLKWFKLTSEINPLLRFFRAKEIKTPTLYIMGAEDHLFLPSIKRVVKNHLNSTLYVIEKCGHVVNVEQPSIFNSKTIDFITSLK, from the coding sequence TTGTTATATCATAACACATACGTACATAAAACATCTTCAGAATGGGTAACTTTTATTCATGGAGCTGGAGGTAGCAGTACTATTTGGTTTAAGCAGGTACGAGAATTTAAAAAACACTTTAATGTGCTAATTTTAGATTTAAGAGGACATGGTAGAAGTAAACCTTCCATAGGTAAACTTTTTAAAAATGAGTATACCTTTGATGTTGTTACTAAAGACATTATTGAAGTACTACACCATGTAAAGATTAAAAAATCTCACTTCATTGGTATTTCATTAGGTTCAATTTTAATTCGAAATCTTGCAGAACAAAAACCTGAAATGGTGAAAAGCATGGTTTTAGGAGGAGCAATTTTGAAGTTAAACTTTAGGTCTCAATTGCTAATGAAACTGGGTAATATCTTTAAATCAATAGTACCTTATATGTTATTATATAAATTATTTGCTTTTATAATAATGCCTAAAAAAAATCATAAAAAATCTAGACTTTTATTTATCAACGAAGCTAAAAAGTTATACCAAAAAGAATTTTTAAAATGGTTTAAACTTACTTCAGAAATAAACCCCTTACTACGTTTTTTTCGAGCAAAAGAAATTAAAACACCAACTTTATACATAATGGGAGCAGAGGATCATTTATTTCTACCTTCTATCAAACGCGTTGTAAAAAACCATCTGAATTCTACTTTATATGTCATTGAAAAATGTGGACATGTTGTTAATGTAGAGCAACCTTCTATTTTTAACTCAAAAACAATTGACTTTATCACTTCTTTAAAATAA
- the brnQ gene encoding branched-chain amino acid transport system II carrier protein, translated as MKKTKKETLITSFALFSMFFGAGNLIFPPFLGKNAADTWHWVAFGFFITAVFIPILGILAHARLQGTMYDFGKKVSPTFSFIYCFVVYVISVALPAPRTASVTHEMAIQPYFETDSLFTSSIYFALVLAFVMNRSKILTLIGRFLTPLIIVILLSIICIGIFSSNTISTPTIFNTPFVSGLFEGYQTFDAIGAVVIGGVLVISMNFNKNTSFQEKKELITTSGLIAGLGLLIIYAGLIYNGAIFGSTFPKEASRSEILSSLSSQTLGNIGTTLLSVLVALACFTTAVGIITGTSDYFKSLFNNSEKAYTITAIIGCVLGIVIGQFNVQFIVDIAFPALMFIYPITIILILLNLLPTKLATPTMFKAVVLVTFVFSIPDFLQFFIDKESLVRIQNIIPFSKDNLGWVLPALLTFLVIRFSSKKEA; from the coding sequence ATGAAAAAAACTAAAAAAGAAACTCTAATTACTAGCTTTGCTCTATTCTCTATGTTTTTTGGAGCAGGAAACTTGATTTTTCCTCCTTTTTTAGGTAAAAATGCTGCAGACACATGGCATTGGGTAGCGTTTGGTTTTTTCATCACAGCCGTTTTTATTCCAATTCTAGGAATATTAGCACATGCACGTTTACAGGGAACAATGTATGATTTTGGTAAAAAAGTTTCACCTACATTTAGTTTCATATATTGTTTTGTTGTATATGTAATTTCGGTGGCTTTACCGGCTCCGAGAACGGCTTCAGTTACACATGAAATGGCAATTCAACCTTACTTTGAAACAGACTCTTTGTTCACGAGCTCAATTTATTTTGCTTTGGTTCTTGCCTTTGTTATGAATAGAAGTAAAATTTTAACTTTGATAGGACGATTTCTTACTCCATTAATTATTGTGATTCTTTTATCTATAATATGTATTGGAATTTTCTCTTCAAATACAATTTCAACTCCAACTATTTTTAACACCCCATTTGTTAGTGGTTTATTTGAAGGTTACCAAACTTTTGATGCTATTGGAGCAGTTGTTATTGGTGGAGTTTTAGTTATTTCCATGAATTTCAACAAAAACACTTCATTCCAAGAGAAGAAAGAATTAATAACTACATCTGGATTAATTGCCGGACTTGGATTACTAATAATTTATGCTGGATTAATTTATAATGGAGCTATTTTCGGTAGCACATTTCCCAAGGAGGCCTCTAGATCAGAAATATTATCTTCTTTAAGTTCACAAACTTTAGGGAATATTGGAACTACTTTATTAAGTGTATTAGTTGCCTTAGCATGCTTTACTACTGCAGTTGGAATCATCACAGGAACTTCTGATTACTTCAAAAGCTTATTTAATAATTCTGAAAAAGCTTACACAATTACAGCAATTATCGGATGTGTTTTAGGTATAGTTATAGGACAATTTAATGTACAATTTATAGTAGATATTGCTTTTCCGGCACTCATGTTTATTTACCCTATTACAATCATACTAATTCTATTGAATTTGCTTCCTACGAAATTAGCAACACCAACAATGTTTAAAGCTGTTGTACTAGTAACATTTGTATTTAGTATCCCAGATTTCTTACAATTCTTTATTGATAAAGAATCGTTAGTTAGAATTCAAAATATAATTCCTTTCTCTAAAGATAATCTTGGATGGGTTTTACCAGCTTTACTAACTTTTTTGGTGATACGTTTTTCCAGTAAAAAAGAAGCTTAG